One Sagittula stellata E-37 genomic window carries:
- the hydA gene encoding dihydropyrimidinase gives MQDNALHSQPHDTVIKGARVVTSGTVTTCEIGIVSGRIVTLGTGLCGHEVIDATGLIAMPGGIDGHVHISQPSGPGVEMADDFASATRSAACGGNTTVMPFCLATEGQTLREAVADYMAKAEGQCLTDVSFHLIVTKADPVTLGQDLPALIAEGMTSFKVFMTYQGMRLTDAEILQVMDVAREQGALTLVHAENEDAIEFLRDKAERAGQTTPVNHARTRPVPVEREATHRATTLAEVAGVPVMIVHVSNGAALEEIQRAKTRGVRVLAETCPQYITLTADDLDRAGFEGAKWVCSPPPRDTAEQAAIWTGLTSGAFDVFSSDHCPFRFDDSHGKDVPGARKSFRNIPNGIPGVETRLPILFSEGVTKGRISLQTFAALTATNNARIYGLEHKGSIAVGMDADIVLWDPSKTRTITQDILHHGSDYTPWEGFEVTGWPVRTILRGQTVMQDGEPVGQPTGHHVARAKPEVAA, from the coding sequence ATGCAAGACAATGCTCTCCACAGCCAGCCCCATGACACGGTCATCAAGGGCGCACGCGTCGTGACCTCCGGCACGGTGACCACGTGCGAGATCGGCATCGTATCGGGGCGCATCGTGACGCTGGGCACAGGGCTGTGCGGACACGAGGTCATCGACGCCACCGGTCTCATCGCCATGCCCGGCGGCATCGACGGCCACGTGCATATCTCGCAGCCCTCGGGACCGGGTGTGGAGATGGCGGACGATTTCGCCTCCGCCACGCGCTCCGCCGCCTGCGGCGGGAACACCACGGTCATGCCCTTCTGCCTCGCCACCGAAGGCCAGACACTGCGCGAAGCCGTGGCCGACTACATGGCGAAGGCCGAAGGCCAGTGCCTGACCGATGTGTCCTTCCACCTGATCGTGACAAAGGCCGATCCGGTGACGCTGGGCCAGGACCTGCCCGCGCTGATCGCCGAGGGGATGACCAGCTTCAAGGTCTTCATGACCTACCAGGGTATGCGCCTGACCGATGCGGAGATCCTGCAGGTCATGGACGTGGCCCGCGAACAGGGCGCGCTGACCCTGGTCCACGCCGAGAACGAGGACGCCATCGAATTCCTGCGCGACAAGGCAGAGCGCGCGGGCCAGACCACTCCGGTAAACCACGCGCGTACCCGACCCGTACCGGTCGAACGCGAAGCCACCCACCGCGCCACGACGCTGGCCGAGGTGGCAGGCGTGCCGGTGATGATCGTGCATGTGTCGAACGGTGCGGCGCTGGAGGAGATCCAGCGCGCCAAGACCCGTGGCGTGCGCGTGCTGGCCGAGACCTGCCCGCAGTACATCACCCTGACCGCCGACGACCTGGACCGCGCAGGATTCGAGGGGGCGAAATGGGTGTGCTCTCCTCCGCCGCGCGACACCGCGGAACAGGCGGCGATCTGGACCGGGCTGACCTCTGGCGCCTTCGACGTCTTCTCCTCCGACCATTGTCCGTTCCGATTCGACGATAGCCACGGCAAGGATGTGCCCGGTGCGCGCAAGTCCTTCCGCAACATCCCGAACGGAATCCCGGGTGTCGAGACGCGCCTACCCATACTGTTCTCCGAAGGCGTCACCAAGGGTCGCATCAGCCTTCAGACCTTCGCCGCGCTGACCGCCACGAACAACGCACGGATCTACGGTCTGGAGCACAAGGGCAGCATCGCCGTGGGCATGGATGCCGACATCGTGCTCTGGGATCCGTCGAAGACACGCACCATCACGCAGGACATCCTCCACCACGGCTCGGATTATACTCCGTGGGAAGGCTTCGAGGTGACCGGCTGGCCGGTGCGCACCATCCTGCGCGGGCAGACGGTCATGCAGGACGGTGAACCGGTGGGCCAGCCCACGGGCCATCACGTCGCCCGCGCCAAGCCGGAGGTCGCGGCATGA
- a CDS encoding OpgC family protein produces MSPSAQTDRKIVPMPARSGPSPKERDPRIDFFRGVALMMILINHMPGNPWEAITNRELGFSDAAEAFFVMSGIAAGIAYSPAIARWLDGKGGLRAALTPMWRRAWTLYLVQILLTVAALGLFAWAADTFLLSKFRTMHNLGLIYSDTRAALTGIPILGYQIGYVNILPTYIVLMLAGPLILAAAIRWPWQTLTASVALWWVAGAYRLNIPNHPGGGGWFLSPLSWQLIFLVGLMIGHRHRRGERLVPVNRALFCAALFFVVFAFAWRHVPDLGSFMNHKMAQLSSLGAPYHITTHNKTLLAAPRLLHVLAMLYVLSCLPFVRTIAAHAASAPLRLLGQHGLLVFALGTVLALTGQILMDVEPNVAWLPWALPPLAALISYAAVRIAIWGTVPRGPTPERATAMPAAPVRDLA; encoded by the coding sequence ATGTCCCCGTCCGCGCAAACTGACCGCAAGATCGTCCCCATGCCGGCGCGGTCCGGTCCGTCCCCGAAGGAACGCGATCCGCGCATCGACTTCTTCCGCGGTGTCGCGCTGATGATGATCCTCATCAACCACATGCCCGGCAATCCGTGGGAAGCGATCACCAACCGCGAGCTTGGGTTCTCCGATGCGGCCGAGGCGTTTTTCGTCATGTCCGGGATCGCGGCGGGCATCGCCTATTCGCCCGCCATCGCGCGGTGGCTCGATGGCAAGGGTGGGCTGCGCGCGGCGTTGACACCGATGTGGCGGCGGGCGTGGACGCTGTATCTCGTGCAGATCCTGCTGACGGTCGCAGCTCTCGGTCTGTTTGCCTGGGCCGCGGACACTTTCCTGCTGTCCAAGTTCAGGACGATGCACAACCTGGGACTTATCTACTCCGACACGCGCGCGGCGCTGACCGGCATTCCGATCCTCGGCTACCAGATCGGCTATGTGAACATCCTGCCGACCTACATCGTGCTGATGCTGGCCGGGCCGCTGATCCTCGCCGCCGCGATCCGCTGGCCCTGGCAGACGCTCACGGCCTCGGTCGCGCTGTGGTGGGTGGCGGGGGCATACCGGTTGAACATCCCCAACCATCCCGGTGGCGGCGGCTGGTTCCTGTCGCCTCTGTCGTGGCAACTGATCTTTCTGGTGGGGCTGATGATCGGCCATCGCCACCGGCGCGGCGAGCGTCTGGTTCCGGTCAACCGCGCCTTGTTCTGCGCCGCATTGTTCTTCGTGGTCTTCGCATTCGCCTGGCGACACGTGCCGGACCTCGGGTCGTTCATGAACCACAAGATGGCGCAACTCAGCAGCCTTGGCGCGCCCTACCATATCACCACCCACAACAAGACCCTGCTGGCCGCGCCGCGCCTGCTGCACGTGCTGGCCATGCTCTACGTCCTGTCCTGCTTGCCGTTCGTCCGCACGATCGCCGCGCATGCGGCCTCGGCCCCGCTGCGGCTGCTGGGGCAGCATGGGCTTCTGGTCTTTGCACTTGGCACCGTGCTGGCGTTGACCGGCCAGATCCTGATGGACGTGGAGCCGAACGTGGCATGGCTCCCTTGGGCTTTACCGCCACTCGCCGCGTTGATCTCTTACGCGGCGGTGCGGATCGCGATCTGGGGCACCGTGCCGCGCGGTCCGACACCGGAGCGGGCAACCGCAATGCCGGCGGCTCCGGTGCGGGACCTCGCCTGA
- a CDS encoding LysR family transcriptional regulator has protein sequence MKMHLVPRPLLYVEAVAEHGSVQAASRALGIAASAIDRHIKALEEANRAPLFERLPRGMRPTAAGEAVVVMARRWRSDAERLETDLQEMRGQERGSVRLAAMDSMANGVLEDLHVWLREEHPHLRLNLDIVPPSQAARQLDEGAVEVAMAFDMPRLRHQHVMWIDKLRFGCIVAPEHPLGAEAEVSLSRLSGHALVSQSARLPIRQYMDNRHAWFFAENVPVLASNSLQVLKRALLRGDVAMITSELDVLPELRSGDLVFLPLKDKGLVPPTISVVIDARRTLSRAARLVAEYLVERTGGLLAEAREDS, from the coding sequence ATGAAAATGCATCTCGTTCCGAGGCCTCTGCTATATGTCGAGGCAGTCGCGGAACACGGGTCGGTGCAGGCCGCGTCCCGGGCCTTGGGAATTGCGGCCTCGGCCATCGACAGGCACATCAAGGCACTGGAAGAGGCGAACCGCGCGCCGCTGTTCGAACGCCTGCCGCGCGGCATGCGCCCCACGGCGGCCGGAGAGGCGGTTGTCGTCATGGCGCGTCGCTGGCGGTCGGACGCCGAACGGCTGGAGACCGACCTGCAGGAGATGCGCGGGCAGGAGCGGGGCAGCGTGCGTCTGGCGGCCATGGACAGCATGGCGAACGGCGTCCTCGAAGACCTGCACGTCTGGCTGCGTGAAGAGCACCCACACCTGCGTCTCAACCTCGACATTGTGCCACCGTCGCAAGCGGCGCGGCAACTGGACGAAGGCGCGGTAGAGGTCGCCATGGCCTTCGACATGCCGCGCCTGCGCCACCAGCACGTGATGTGGATAGACAAGCTGCGCTTCGGCTGTATCGTCGCGCCCGAGCATCCGCTTGGGGCAGAGGCGGAGGTTTCGCTGTCCAGGCTGTCGGGCCATGCACTGGTGTCGCAAAGCGCGCGTCTGCCGATCCGTCAGTACATGGACAACCGGCACGCCTGGTTCTTTGCCGAGAACGTGCCGGTGCTGGCGTCCAATTCCCTGCAGGTGCTGAAACGCGCGCTGCTTCGGGGCGACGTGGCGATGATCACTTCGGAACTCGACGTGCTGCCGGAACTGCGCAGCGGGGACCTGGTGTTCCTGCCGCTGAAGGACAAGGGGCTGGTGCCGCCCACCATTTCGGTGGTGATCGACGCGCGGCGGACCCTGTCGCGGGCGGCGCGTCTGGTGGCGGAATACCTCGTCGAGCGGACGGGCGGTCTGCTGGCGGAGGCGCGCGAGGACAGCTAG
- the mdoH gene encoding glucans biosynthesis glucosyltransferase MdoH, with protein sequence MPDRSAVRPDSPTVLVRTLALTFTFGAAAFAATLMADAAISDGFQTLDVARVALIFITTLWLAWGAVQALVGLPRLRRRIDIEALPKPTAPTVVLLPICNEDPDAAANRIRAMIRSCMFADVKVDFAILSDTRDPQAQLRERAAFADLLQPREDSLRVYYRLRENNHGRKAGNVEEFIRRFGGAYEFAVILDADSLMEGATIGHLMSRMMADPQLGLLQTLPKVIGASSLFGRAMQFAASFHAPVFARGLQRMQGGTGPFWGHNAIVRVRALAQCCGLPVLRGTPPFGGVILSHDYVEAALLARGGWRVELDSTIPGSYEEGPDNIMAFARRDRRWCQGNLQHMRLVGAPGLVGWSRFVFVQGIASYLVPLLWAAFLVTSVAATATAPAPDYFPEPHQLFPVFPDDRTRQIVALAIGIIGLLLLPKFGILLHAALDRRTKEFGGWLRSTGSVAAEVLLSSLLAPVMLMYQTRAVVQVLFGQDGGWPANQRGEGRLSLLDAWRASGWIALCGLGALLAAAYLAPALTVWLLPVTVPMIGAPVLLAATSHPVGRAVFHTPEETAPAPVIAAYRVLSERAQSDRSHETKADQSSAADPETPDVPVRAN encoded by the coding sequence ATGCCTGATCGGAGTGCCGTCCGCCCGGACTCTCCAACCGTTCTCGTCCGCACGCTGGCACTCACCTTCACCTTCGGGGCGGCGGCGTTTGCGGCGACCCTCATGGCCGATGCCGCCATCAGCGACGGTTTTCAAACGTTGGACGTGGCGCGCGTTGCGCTGATCTTCATAACCACGCTCTGGTTGGCGTGGGGCGCGGTGCAGGCCCTTGTCGGTCTGCCCAGATTGCGGCGGCGCATCGACATCGAGGCCCTTCCGAAACCCACCGCCCCTACCGTCGTCCTCTTGCCGATCTGCAACGAGGATCCGGACGCAGCGGCCAACCGTATTCGGGCTATGATACGGTCGTGCATGTTCGCGGATGTGAAGGTCGACTTCGCGATCCTGTCGGACACGCGCGATCCCCAGGCACAGTTAAGAGAGCGCGCGGCCTTTGCCGACCTGCTACAACCGCGCGAGGACAGTCTGCGCGTCTATTACCGCCTGCGCGAGAACAACCACGGCCGCAAGGCCGGCAACGTCGAAGAGTTCATCCGCCGTTTCGGTGGCGCTTACGAGTTCGCGGTAATCCTCGATGCCGATAGCCTGATGGAAGGTGCCACCATCGGGCATCTGATGTCGCGCATGATGGCGGACCCGCAGCTTGGACTTTTGCAGACTCTGCCCAAGGTCATCGGGGCCTCGTCGCTCTTCGGGCGCGCCATGCAATTCGCGGCCAGCTTCCACGCACCGGTCTTTGCGCGCGGCCTGCAGCGCATGCAGGGCGGCACCGGACCGTTCTGGGGACACAATGCCATCGTGCGCGTACGCGCCCTCGCCCAGTGCTGCGGACTGCCCGTGCTGCGCGGCACGCCCCCTTTCGGCGGTGTCATCCTCAGCCACGATTACGTCGAAGCCGCCCTGCTGGCGCGCGGCGGCTGGCGGGTCGAACTCGACAGCACCATCCCCGGATCTTACGAAGAGGGTCCCGACAACATCATGGCCTTCGCCCGCCGCGACCGTCGCTGGTGCCAGGGCAACCTGCAGCACATGCGTCTGGTCGGCGCGCCGGGCCTTGTCGGGTGGAGCCGCTTCGTCTTTGTCCAGGGGATCGCGTCGTATCTGGTGCCGCTGCTCTGGGCCGCGTTCCTCGTGACCTCCGTCGCGGCCACCGCAACGGCGCCTGCGCCGGATTACTTCCCCGAACCGCACCAGTTGTTCCCGGTCTTCCCCGACGACCGCACACGCCAGATCGTGGCGCTGGCCATCGGCATCATCGGCCTGCTGCTCTTGCCCAAGTTCGGCATCCTGCTGCACGCAGCCCTCGACCGCCGCACAAAGGAGTTTGGCGGCTGGCTGCGCTCGACCGGCTCTGTCGCCGCAGAGGTGCTCTTGTCGTCGCTGCTGGCGCCTGTGATGCTGATGTACCAGACCCGCGCGGTGGTTCAGGTGCTCTTCGGTCAGGACGGCGGATGGCCTGCGAACCAACGCGGCGAAGGGCGTCTGTCGCTGCTGGACGCATGGCGCGCCTCCGGCTGGATCGCGCTTTGCGGATTGGGCGCGCTTCTGGCTGCCGCCTACCTCGCCCCTGCCCTGACGGTTTGGCTCCTGCCGGTGACCGTGCCGATGATCGGCGCGCCGGTCCTTCTGGCCGCGACGTCGCATCCCGTGGGCCGCGCTGTCTTCCACACGCCCGAGGAAACCGCCCCGGCGCCCGTCATTGCCGCCTACCGGGTGCTGAGCGAACGCGCGCAGTCCGACCGTTCCCACGAAACCAAGGCAGACCAGAGCTCTGCCGCCGACCCCGAGACGCCCGATGTCCCCGTCCGCGCAAACTGA